A window of the Diceros bicornis minor isolate mBicDic1 chromosome 30, mDicBic1.mat.cur, whole genome shotgun sequence genome harbors these coding sequences:
- the RDH8 gene encoding retinol dehydrogenase 8, protein MAEAPRTVLISGCSSGIGLELAVQLAHDPRQRYQVVATMRDLGKKGMLEAAAGEALGQTLTVAQLDVCSDKSVAQCLSCIQGGEVDVLVNNAGVGLVGPIEGLSLAAMQNVFDTNFFGAVRLVKAVLPGMKRRRQGHIVVVSSVMGLQGVVFNEVYAASKFALEGFFESLAVQLLQFNIFVSLVEPGPVATDFEGKLMEQVSTAEFPGTDPDTLRYFRDFYLPTSRELFRNVGQSPRDVAQAIVKVISSARPPLRRQTNARYSPLTALKAVDPSGSLYVRTTHRLLFHWPRLLDLCLRCLACGCLRSRVQPQ, encoded by the exons ATGGCTGAGGCGCCCCGGACGGTACTGATCTCAGGCTGCTCCTCGGGAATTGGCCTGGAGCTCGCAGTGCAGCTGGCTCATGACCCCAGGCAGCGCTACCAGG TGGTGGCCACCATGAGAGACCTGGGAAAGAAGGGGATGCTGGAGGCAGCTGCTGGAGAGGCTCTGGGTCAGACCCTCACGGTGGCCCAGCTGGACGTGTGCAGCGACAAGTCAGTGGCTCAGTGTCTCAGCTGCATCCAGGGAGGGGAAGTGGATGTGCTGG TGAACAATGCTGGAGTGGGTCTGGTGGGGCCCATCGAGGGGCTCAGCTTAGCTGCCATGCAGAACGTCTTTGATACCAACTTTTTTGGAGCTGTCCGTCTGGTCAAAGCTGTGCTTCCTGGCATGAAGAGAAGGCGACAGGGCCACATTGTGGTGGTCAGCAGTGTCATGGGGCTGCAGG GTGTCGTGTTCAATGAAGTCTACGCGGCCTCCAAGTTCGCCCTGGAGGGATTCTTCGAGAGTCTGGCCGTCCAGCTGCTCCAGTTCAACATCTT TGTCTCCCTGGTGGAACCCGGCCCGGTGGCCACCGACTTCGAGGGGAAGCTGATGGAGCAGGTTTCCACGGCCGAGTTCCCGGGCACTGACCCCGACACCCTGCGCTACTTCCGGGATTTCTACCTCCCCACCTCCAGGGAGCTCTTCCGCAATGTGGGGCAGAGCCCAAGGGATGTGGCCCAG GCCATTGTCAAGGTCATCAGCTCGGCCAGACCACCCCTGCGCCGACAGACCAACGCCCGTTACTCCCCGCTGACCGCACTCAAAGCTGTGGACCCGTCGGGCAGCCTGTACGTGCGAACCACCCACCGCCTGCTGTTCCACTGGCCTCGCCTCCTCGACCTCTGCCTTCGATGTCTGGCCTGTGGCTGTCTCCGCAGCCGGGTACAGCCCCAGTGA